The Astatotilapia calliptera chromosome 19, fAstCal1.2, whole genome shotgun sequence DNA segment catttaaataaattaaaatgctaTATGAACAGAGTGCATTTTCAATATTGTGTGCCATTAATATTTagacacatttacattatttttttcctctctgtaaGTTGATTTTTCTTTGAACTACATTAGCTTTTATATCGATGAATGTTCCTCTGCTAGTGAAAAAAAGCTGATGGTGTTTGGGGTATTTGCAGGTTGTCTTGGTGCGCTGGAATGAACCCTTCCAGAAGCTGGCCACTTGCGATATGGAAGGAGGTATATTTGTGTGGATTCAGTATGAAGGAAGATGGTCTGTGGAGTTAGTGAATGACAGAGGAGCCCAGGTAGACAtgaattttttttgcaaatatgaGCTAAAATTGCTTTGTTTTCCATCTTTATGGTATTTAACACCCTTGTACTCCAACTGATGCAACAGAAAGGCTCTATCTTCTTGGCGCTGACCTCTTGTGTAATTACACTAATGATACAAATCTTTAAATTAGGTGAGTGACTTCACTTGGTCCCATGATGGCACTCAAGCCCTCATTGCATACAGAGATGGGTTTGTGTTAGTCGGCTCGGTCAGCGGTCAAAGACACTGGTCCTCTGAGATTAATCTGGAGAGCCAGATCACCTGTGGCATCTGGACCCCTGACGATCAGCAGGTACCTATGTTTGGCTGAATTTGTACTACATAAAAGATAATTACAATTACGTATAATTCAAAAATGTAAAGGTGTTGTGGAATAATGTCATAATCTTGAAGTGAGTGAGTGaaatgggtttgtttgtttatctaaTCAACTATTAAAGTTTAATGTGCAATGTCCCCTCAGGTGTTGTTTGGAACAGCAGATGGTCAGGTAATTGTGATGGACTGTCACGGAAGGATGCTTGCCCATGTTCTGTTACACGAGTCTGATGGGATTGTGAGCATGTCTTGGAATTGCCCCGATTTCCTAGTCGAGGACAGCACGGAGAGCGACACAGACTCCGATGACAATATTCTGCCTTTAGGTACTAAACCGGTTTGCCCTTCGGCTCATGTAACTTAGTTAAAAGTGTTGCCTGAGGAAGACTCACATGtgtacttttctttcttcctccaaGTGCGGCGAGTTAAGCCTCTGTTGACTGTCACCTTCTTATCAGGAGATATCAGTTTGATGAATAACTATGATGACCTCTCTCCTAGTATAATTCGCTCAGGGCTTAAAGGTATGAACTCTGAACATAAGTATGTTAATTTGCAACTTTAGTGATATATACTGTTAATCATGTGAAGTAAATACCCTTTTTTCTTTACACCAAAGACGTCGAGGCCCAGTGGTGCTCCCAGGGAGACCTCCTGGCTGTGGCTGGCATGGAGAGACATGGGCTCCCTTCTGACTCAGCTTGTGCATCCATCATGAGGAATGCCCTTGTTAAGTTTTATAATGTCCAAGGTGAACACATCTACACTTTGGAGACACCGGCGCAGGTTAGTCCTTCATAAATTAAGGGATAGATGTCttgcttaaaaaaattataataataaacataaacCTTGTGTCATATTTCATGAAATCCACACAAGTGAGGACCAATTAGTAGAAATTGTCTTTCAATTGTTAAACATTCTCAGACATTCTTGAAAGCAAACTACAACAAAGATTAGGATTGACACTTTGCCAGATACAAGGGTGtagattgtttgttttgtaatctAACCTAAAGGGTGTTAATCTTTGTTCCAGCTCTAAGTCAACAATAGGAAGTAGCATAAAACAGAAACTAGCGAACCTGCTCTGCTATTGACGCCTGCAGGAAGTTTCTTATTCTCAGTGGTTCTTTTTCAGAGGCCCATCACCACCATTTGTTGGGGTCACAGAGATTCCCGTCTGTTCCTCGCATGTGGACCAGCTCTCTATGTGGTCCGTGTGGAGCACAGGGTGGCCAGCCTCCAACTTTTATGCCAGCAAGGCATTGCCAGCGCCCTGCGAGAGGAGAAAGATGTCGGGAAACTAAACATGCCCTCGCTTCTCTGCTCTTATGTCACCACTGCTTTTATCCCCACCATCAAGGTATTAAAGTTTAATGTGCAATCCTGCATCAGGTCTTTTTTGGTACAGCAGATGGTCAGGTGTTACTGATGCTTTTCACCACTGCTTTTCATATACACCGTTGCAGTGCAATGATCCCTGTTTCATTAGTGTGCAGTGACTGTCAGAGATAGGTTTCTTACCAACTTTATTGCACAGCGAGTAAAGGAAAATTGCTGACAGGGGCATGTTTTCATTTGAGTGTCCAGCAGTCTTACAGCTCCTTCCTTTCTTTGTTCTAGCCCCCAATTCCTGACCCCAACAACATCCGCGACTTTGTCAGCTATCCCACAGCAGGGAACGAAAGGCTCCACTGCACCATGAAGCGAGCTGAGGACAGTCCTGAAGCAGGCGGACCCTGCTACACGCTGTACCTAGAATATTTAGGAGGACTGGTGCCTATTCTCAAAGGAAGGCGCATCAGTAAACTTCGGCCCGAGTTTGTTATTATGGATCCAAAAACTGATGGCAAGGCAGGTGGGTTTAGACCTGAAAGAAAGCACTTCACCTAAATCTTTTAAAAGTCGCTATTCATTTTGTCTTTAGCTGCAGTGAAAACTCTGCACAGTTTGGAATGGTCATGAACCAAAGTAACCACAAAATGCATTAGGGGTGGAACAGAAAATAGACCTGCCCAGGGTCATTCTGTATGCaccttgtttttgtgcatatttgTGCTGTGCGCTCGTCATTCACCTTGAGGAAGAACAAGTACAGAGTGTGGTGATGAGTGTTGTTTTCTGATGCAACATGGTCTGGGGCCTGATACAGGAATAGAGTATATCGTGACCTGGCTGCACTCGTGTTACATTTAATGTTATTCATGCAGAGCTTGCCCACTAATGGCATGTTAGTTGGTGTATTGTAGATATTTTGTTCAAGCTCaactttatttcttatttttctttgctgtgcttcttTCAGAGGAAGTTTGCGTCAATCCCATGATCTCATACACCGACAGCTGTAACTGCTCTGACTCCAGTGACATTGAGCTGAGCGATGAGTGGGTCGGGAAGAAGTCACCAAAGTTATCTCGCGGAAACAGGTCACCAAAACACGTCTGAAgttatataaatgttttttatttttctgcacattttctCCAGCAATGTTTTTTCATCATTCCAAGTGATTTTATGAGgtgtaaaaatgtgtctttgtttcAAAGGTTGAACATGGAATCAAGAAAATCTCCCAAACTTTCACGTGCCAATCAAGAAGGTCAGCGATCACCACGCCTACCAACAAAGAAGCCTCCCGTTCGGTCACCCAGCCTGACACGGCGTGAGTTTTCTATGGATGGAATTACGGAGGTAATGACCTGCCAAGTATATGTACTGCCAAGTATTACAGCTCATGCTCATTAGCTAGTAATACTGTAGTACCTGCATTATCATCACTGTGTAATTCACAGAAACTTATGTTAcaatatgttttctttgttactgGGCTGCCATATTTCTTTAAGATCCTTTAATGATTGGCAAACTCACAGTTACTGCCATAGTGGAAATACTGACTTTGAatttaagctttaaaaaaaagaaaaatatttgtttatctAGGGCAGCATAGGCCAGTTATCCCTGTTGCCTTACAGCACAAATCCATCATCTGGCCATGgcctttctgtgtttgcatgctCTGGGCTCTttccaggtactctggcttccttctgaagtccaaagacatgcatttaGCGGGGTTagattaattggtgattctggtGAATGTGAGCACAAAtggttgtgtgtctctctgtgttagccctgaaacagattggtgacctgtccagggtgtaccctctCGCCCTGTGGCAGCTTGGATAGCCTCCAGCCCCCTGAACTATCAATACATCCATCCATGGGTAGAAGAAAAGCATTTAGTTTAGGCAGCCAACTGCTATGATGAAGTTCAGCACTCAAACGGATGATGGCCACTGTGTAACAAATGATTTGACTGTAGAATATATGCTCACCTGTCAGAggtaaagaaaaatacagactGTGATTTATTGTTAGGTCCACATTAATCTTGTCTCTACTTCAGCAACATTTAAAGTAAGGTACACAAATTTAAGTTTCTGCTGATGTGCCAAGTGAGCAGATGTGTGCAGCCTTTAAGGACTCTGCTCTGCTGTAGTTAACTCTGTGAAGCTGCAgataattaactgctttagcttCTATTTAAGTTTTTTAAACCCAGATTACACTCTTTACTTGATTATCTCTTACATGTAGGTGTGCATTTGCTCCATGATCAGGCAGCAGGGCAGGGGAAAATCAGGAGGGAAAACTAGCGAAGGGGCACTGTCatcagtttaattatttatcatGGACTATAACAGTCAATAGTGTGCTGGAAGTAGGTTCACATGTGCTTAGCAGCAAAGCTTTCACACTTATTATTCACTTTTCCCCCTTTATCTTCAATTTTCTGCCTCACAGCACAATTACCTTGCACAAGTGACATCTAATATTTGGGGGACAAAATTCAAAATTGTGGGACTTGCTTCGTTCCTCCCCACGAATCTTGGcgcaggtaaaaaacaaaagcagcacatATACATGACTTTACTCAaaagttactttctttttccttctcgaGTCAACtctattttcctctttttcagtCATCTATAAGACCAGTTTGCTTCATTTGCAACCGAGACAGATGACAATCTACCTTCCAGAAGTGCGAAAGATTTCTCATGACTTTATGAGTCTGCCGGTGTTCAACCCCAATGTGTTCAGCGAGGATGAGGATGACTTACCAGGTAAAAAGGAAATCCAAAAAGATGCAAATAAATTAGTTTGCATGCCCATCAGTTTATTATCATCCTAAGTCGCTTATACTCTTCTTCTCTGTCTTCTTATATAGTGATGGGGCCGTCTGGAGTGGCTGGAGACAATCCTCCATGTACAGTCAACATTCCCATTGCTCCCATCCACAGCCCAGCTCAAGCCATGTCCCCAACTCAGAGTATTGGTCTGGTTCAGTCTCTTTTGGCCAATCAGAATATTCAGCTTGATGTTCTGACCAACCCGACCGccactgctgcagcagcagctgcagcagcagcagcctctgtCCCTGTCACTGATCATGGTCAGGATGCTGTTGCGTCACCATATCCCGTGCCAACTAGATACACCAGCCCTGGTCAGATGATCTTCAACGGGTTGGAGATGGGTCCTCTTCTCCCTGGCACTTTACCTCCCCCACCTCCACCTCACCATCTCCCACCACAGCCTCATTCACAGCGTTCTCATTCACAGCAGCCTCGCCAGCAGCCATCTAAACAGTCACAACAAatacagacacagcagcagcagaaaatgcaCCATCATCAACAGCAGCAAGGGCAACTGCAGCAACAGCAACACCATCACCCGTCccaatcacagcagcagctgcagcaacaccagcagctgcagcagcagcaacaccagCAGCTACAGCAGCTGCACCACCAGCAGgggcaacagcagcaacagcaacaccATCACCCATCCCagtcacagcagctgcagcagcatcagcaACTACAGCAGCTGCACCACCAGCAGACGCTACAtcaacaacagcaacatcagCAACACCAAGTTCAGCAACATCAACAAATGCAACAAGCGCAACAGCAAGTGACGAACCAACAGCTTCAGCAACAGCAGatccaacagcagcagcagcagatgcagATGCAGCACGAgcaaatgcagcagcagcagcagcagatgcaacagcagcagcagcaaatccGACAACAGATCCAAGAgatgaggcagcagcagcagcagctccagcagcagcatcagcagatccagcagcagcatcaacaaATGCAGAGGCAGCATCAACAAATGCAGCAGCAACTGAAGATCCAAATGTCATTGCCCCCTCCTCCATCTGGCTATCCAACCATTTCCTTGCAACAGATTCATCTTCTTCCCCAGATGCCACCTCCCACCACTGAGCCAGGGCTCGACAGGGGAGACCATGGACACACTCTGAAGCCAAGTCTGCCACGTACATTACCTCCCTCCTTTAACGATACAGATGGGTCTGTAGAGATTCAGATGAGGAAAATAAATCCCCCTCCTCCGTACCCTGGGACTGTAgtgtctgcagcagcagcttcagctgctgctcctcctcaaaCTCTCATCACAAACTGTGACAGCCCAAGTATCCTGGCACCGGACCCCTGCCTGAAAAAGGATGAATTTTTGCTTCATCCTGTCACCTTACAGTACCCAACACCTCTTGGGTATGAAAGGATCACGACCTTTGACAGCAGTGGCAATGTGGAGGAGGTGTGTCGGCCACGAAGGCGCCTCATTCGCAACCAGAATGCATACGCTGTGCACAGCATTGGGGGCTCAGCTACCCTCAAAGTCACTTCCTCAGAGAATAAAAAAATTCAGCTTCCATacagttcagcaacattaagTCGTCTTTCTGTCCCTCGATACACAATACCAAGTGGAGACCCCCCTCCTTACCCTGATCCAGCCAATCAGGTAACAGCTACACTTCCTCCTCCCCAGAGAATTGATAGCAGCCTCATTCATGCCACTCTACGTCGTGAACGAAGGGATGTGGGCCTCAAAGTGCCACAGATGATGGACAGCTCAAGGACACTACCGACTAAAGCTAAAATCAACAGTGCATTAGCCCTTTCCTACCAGCAGAGGGTGCCCACTGCcttatacacatgcacacagtgcagtagtaacagcagcagcaccagtgttagtgtcagtggaggtggaaCTACCAGTAGTGGTATTGCAGGTGGAACGGTGGTGAGGCAGGACTTCCCATCAGGGAAAGGTGCGCATCACAGTACCATTATAGTGCACTCCAAAAATGCCTCTCCAATGGCATCTCAGTCATCTTACAGTCTACTGGGTGGCGTTGACAACAGTCGGGACAGAACAGTGTATGTTAACTCTGCATTTACTGAGGACGAGACTTTAAATCAGCAGTGTCACCTTGAAAAATCAGTACGTCAGCTGACTCTTGGTGATGTCAGTTTGACAGTAAAACGCCCTCCGCCTTACCAGTGGGACACCTCCGCCACAGAAGATTTCTGGCTCACCCCGGATCAAACAATGTTAGCTCCCCCACCTCATAAACCGCCTCCCCTTATTATCAGTCAAGCTCAGCACCTTGATGTGACTCGGCTTCCCTTTGTCCTCACAACTAAACCTCCAACCAGTCCGAGCACAAGCACTCTTACTTTTCCATCAGGTTACCAGATATCCCTGTCACCCTTTCCTCCAGGGGTGGGTCACAGTGGACCCCCACTTCAGACTTTGCAAAACCCTCCGCAACAGTGTTCTCCAAATGAAGTGGTCGCTCCTGTCCCTTTTGCTCAGCAGGACCCCAATTTGGTCTTGCCACCGGGCTACCCCCCAAATCTGGCCAACTTGGCCTGctgtcctctccctcctctgtacCCAGGAGCAAGCTCATGTGCCGGACTCCAACTGCACCCGGTCAGCCTCCACCCTTGGAACCCTTACCCCTGCCCACCGCCCATGCAAGATCCTCCCGCGCCTCCACTCCCAACCAAAACTCACCAGATTTTGGAGAAGCCAATACTGTCCCCGCCTCCTCCTACTGCACCACCTCCCCCAcctcctcttccccctcctcccccacctACCGAGTTGCCACCATCCAAAAGTGCCACAGAAGATCTCGCAGAATCTGCCAATAACTTTCCAGAGCCATCATCCTTAAATGAAAGCCCTGTCCCACAAGAGTCAGAGCGCTTCAACAAGAAGAGCCGCAAAAGGCTTGACAGCCGGGCAGAGGAGGCCAACATGCCCACTGTGTCTGAGGGCAAATCCAGAAAGGAAGGGCGTGCACTGTCTGATTTCAACACTCTCATTGCGAGCCCGAGGCTTGGtagcagagagaaaaagaagccaAAGGGGCAGAGAGAACAacttaataaaacaaagaaaatgaacagGACCACGAATGAGTTTCAGGATAGCTCAGAGAGTGAGCCAGAGCTCTTCATTAGCGGTGATGAGCTAATGAACCAGAACCAGAGTAGTAAGAAGAGCTGGAAGAACAAGCGCAGCATGCGTATGGCAAGTGAGCTGGAGGAGATAAAGTGTCGCAAGGCAAATGAAAGGGAGGACCGTAGTTTAGGCAGCCAAGGGTTTGTGTACGTTATGGCCAACAAACAGCCACTGTGGAATGAGGCCACCCAGGTGTACCAGCTTGACTTTGGAGGTCGAGTCACCCAGGAGTCAGCAAAGAATTTTCAGATCGAACTGGATGGTAGACAGGTAATGATAAGCAACATTAgtgaatttaaaaatgatttgtctTTTCATCTCACAGGGgtttctatttttctatttttgcttcAGCCCTTAAAGCAAAAACACCAAACACGTGTGACATCATCTTGTACATCTTTGGgctttagctttaaaaaaagcagCTTCACGATGCTTATGTTTTGGTTACTGCTTTCTTTCTGAaatatcttcttcttctacaaTTTTTTAGGTGATGCAGTTTGGGCGGATAGATGGAAATGCTTATATCTTGGATTTCCAGTATCCTTTCTCAGCCGTGCAAGCATTTGCTGTTGCCTTGGCAAATGTGACTCAGAGGCTGAAGTGAAAAGGTCATTTGGTGTTGCTGTGCACTAACTCAACAGAGCTGAGTGGTCTTACCTTCCAACGTGTGGGGCTACGATGGAGAAAATGTCCTGTTTTACTTAGAAGAGATTAATATATGTACAAGCTAGTCTTGCACATGGAGGCAATTTACAATCAGTGTGTTTAGGGCAAAGTCACTCCAGGTTGGTGTTGATGAAAGAGATTTAAGTGAATCCATAATTTCTAGTTCATATATTAAATGTAGTCATGTAGTCAaagtattataattattatgatATGGTATATATtagattaaagaaaacaaacctaaCTAACTTATGTTGCAGTGACTTTTAAAAGCTGTCTGGAGGTTTAGTGCCATCTGTAGTATCAAACACATTATCTCGCTATCGAACTGCAAATTAATAACCTTGTCGtgtttataaagaaataagcaCAGCAAATATATAAGTCTGAAGTGGCATTCAAAATTTATATACACGTTCACTAAGCCATACCGTGTGTTATATAAAGGCTGCACTATTTTAAATCCGTATTAAGAAATAAGTAGATATATTATACAGTTTTATTATATCACACTTATAggtatttaattacatttatttataatctCATTTGGAATTTTTTTCAGTTGAATGTCTTCAACATTATGTTCAATTTGCTGAACATGCAATAGAGGGATATATAAATTTGGTAGCTGCAACATGAAAAGTTGAGTACAGTTTGCC contains these protein-coding regions:
- the tulp4b gene encoding tubby-related protein 4; protein product: MSRNYEPGQSVGMLAAVEHGPILCSDSNILCLSWKGRVPKSEKDKPVCRRRYYEEGWLATGNGRGVVGVTFTSSHCRRDRSTPQRINFNLRGHNSEVVLVRWNEPFQKLATCDMEGGIFVWIQYEGRWSVELVNDRGAQVSDFTWSHDGTQALIAYRDGFVLVGSVSGQRHWSSEINLESQITCGIWTPDDQQVLFGTADGQVIVMDCHGRMLAHVLLHESDGIVSMSWNCPDFLVEDSTESDTDSDDNILPLVRRVKPLLTVTFLSGDISLMNNYDDLSPSIIRSGLKDVEAQWCSQGDLLAVAGMERHGLPSDSACASIMRNALVKFYNVQGEHIYTLETPAQRPITTICWGHRDSRLFLACGPALYVVRVEHRVASLQLLCQQGIASALREEKDVGKLNMPSLLCSYVTTAFIPTIKPPIPDPNNIRDFVSYPTAGNERLHCTMKRAEDSPEAGGPCYTLYLEYLGGLVPILKGRRISKLRPEFVIMDPKTDGKAEEVCVNPMISYTDSCNCSDSSDIELSDEWVGKKSPKLSRGNRLNMESRKSPKLSRANQEGQRSPRLPTKKPPVRSPSLTRREFSMDGITEHNYLAQVTSNIWGTKFKIVGLASFLPTNLGAVIYKTSLLHLQPRQMTIYLPEVRKISHDFMSLPVFNPNVFSEDEDDLPVMGPSGVAGDNPPCTVNIPIAPIHSPAQAMSPTQSIGLVQSLLANQNIQLDVLTNPTATAAAAAAAAAASVPVTDHGQDAVASPYPVPTRYTSPGQMIFNGLEMGPLLPGTLPPPPPPHHLPPQPHSQRSHSQQPRQQPSKQSQQIQTQQQQKMHHHQQQQGQLQQQQHHHPSQSQQQLQQHQQLQQQQHQQLQQLHHQQGQQQQQQHHHPSQSQQLQQHQQLQQLHHQQTLHQQQQHQQHQVQQHQQMQQAQQQVTNQQLQQQQIQQQQQQMQMQHEQMQQQQQQMQQQQQQIRQQIQEMRQQQQQLQQQHQQIQQQHQQMQRQHQQMQQQLKIQMSLPPPPSGYPTISLQQIHLLPQMPPPTTEPGLDRGDHGHTLKPSLPRTLPPSFNDTDGSVEIQMRKINPPPPYPGTVVSAAAASAAAPPQTLITNCDSPSILAPDPCLKKDEFLLHPVTLQYPTPLGYERITTFDSSGNVEEVCRPRRRLIRNQNAYAVHSIGGSATLKVTSSENKKIQLPYSSATLSRLSVPRYTIPSGDPPPYPDPANQVTATLPPPQRIDSSLIHATLRRERRDVGLKVPQMMDSSRTLPTKAKINSALALSYQQRVPTALYTCTQCSSNSSSTSVSVSGGGTTSSGIAGGTVVRQDFPSGKGAHHSTIIVHSKNASPMASQSSYSLLGGVDNSRDRTVYVNSAFTEDETLNQQCHLEKSVRQLTLGDVSLTVKRPPPYQWDTSATEDFWLTPDQTMLAPPPHKPPPLIISQAQHLDVTRLPFVLTTKPPTSPSTSTLTFPSGYQISLSPFPPGVGHSGPPLQTLQNPPQQCSPNEVVAPVPFAQQDPNLVLPPGYPPNLANLACCPLPPLYPGASSCAGLQLHPVSLHPWNPYPCPPPMQDPPAPPLPTKTHQILEKPILSPPPPTAPPPPPPLPPPPPPTELPPSKSATEDLAESANNFPEPSSLNESPVPQESERFNKKSRKRLDSRAEEANMPTVSEGKSRKEGRALSDFNTLIASPRLGSREKKKPKGQREQLNKTKKMNRTTNEFQDSSESEPELFISGDELMNQNQSSKKSWKNKRSMRMASELEEIKCRKANEREDRSLGSQGFVYVMANKQPLWNEATQVYQLDFGGRVTQESAKNFQIELDGRQVMQFGRIDGNAYILDFQYPFSAVQAFAVALANVTQRLK